The window CTCAAAGAGCTAAAAATTTAAAACCATCGCCCACGTTGGCTCTTGCGGCAAAAGCCCGCGAGCTCCAAGACAGGGGCGAAGATGTTATTTCGTTAACCGTAGGTGAGCCAGATTGGCCAACCTACGACTTCGTAATAGAAGCTGGAATCGAGGCCCTTTATCAAGGCCACACAAGGTATGTTCCTGCAAATGGAATCCCTGAGCTGCGAAAAGTCATAGCTGATGCGTTTTCGAAAGAGACAGGCCTGACAGTTGATTTCAAAAGTCAGGTAACGGTTAGCGCAGGTGCGAAATTTGTATTGTTCTCAGCCATGCAGTCGCTGATTGACAGTGGTGATGAGGTTATTTGCCCTTCACCCTATTGGGTGAGCTACCCAGCAATGGTCGAGCTAGCAGAAGGTGTCCCGGTAATTGCTCACTGCTCGAAAGCAGATCAATTCAAACTGACACCAGAAATCTTGGAATCTAAGATTTCCGCTAAGACGAAATTGCTGATTCTCAACTCGCCATCTAACCCAACCGGTATGGTGTATTCGGAGCCGGAGTTAAAGGCGCTTTCTGAGGTTCTTGTCACTTACCCAAAAATTACTATTTTGAGTGACGATATTTATAATAGGCTCTACTTTTCTCAAAAAGTGGCTCCTCACATTTTGAAGGTGGCTCCGCAGTTAGCTGATCGAGTATTATGTGTAAACGGAGTTTCTAAGACTTACGCTATGACAGGCTGGCGCTTGGGTTGGGGCATAGGTCCTTCTCACATAATTAAAGCAATGTCTGACTACCAGTCTCAAAGTGTATCTTGTGCGCCGTCGTTTGCTCAAAGAGCAGCTATTACTGCGATACTCGGGGGCGACAATCGTGTTACCGAAAGTGTTCGTGTGCTCAAAGGGCGAATCAACAAAGCGGTAGATTGCGCTCAAAAAATCGCGGGACTTGAGCCCTTTGCACCGCAAGGCGCGTTTTATCTTTGGCTAGGAATAGAGCGCCTACTTGGCAAAAATCATAATGGGAAGTTGCTGCGTAATTCTAGCGACTTTGCGATGGAGCTGATTGAGTCTGAAAAGGTTGTGACTGTACCCGGGCTCGACTTTGGTCAAGACGGATATTTACGGCTGAGTGTTGCGCTACCTGATCAACAAATCGTTGAAGCCTTCTCACGCATTGCCCGTTTTGTGTCGGAGCTAACTTAAGAACGCTCAGTTAAGATCACTTAGCGAGGTCTGGTCTCGGAAGAACCAACAAAAGAGACTTGGTACCTTGATGTAAACGATTTACTCTAGATCTTAGGAGGGGTTGCGTGGGTGCGTTTGGACTACTGCAAATTTTGATAGACATTGTTTTGTGCCTAAGTTTGTTAATACTGTGGAAGAAGTACTTTCGGCTAGCTGCAAAAGATGACCCGCGTTTAAGTAGAGGCCTACAAATACTTCAAAGTAAGATTGCGGTTCTCGAAGATTTGTCCGATCGAACAGAACATCAAGTTAGGCAGCTGAGCTTGCTACTTGATGAAAAGAGCAAAGAAGTCCAAGAGCGCATCGAGTCTGCTGACAGGCACATAGACGGCATTAGACGATCCATACAAAAGAGTCTTGAAGTCGCCAAAATATTTGAAGACAAGATTCCGCATGCGGAGGTCGTCGAGCGCCAAAATACCCAAAAGTATCTTGATGCAGCGAAGATGGCTCATGCAGGAGAATCAGTCGATGCGATAGCTGCGAAAGTCGCACTACCTAAAAATGAGATTGAGATAATCGTTAAGATCCACAAAGACCGGTCGATAGTAGGCGCACATGAAAACACCGAAAATGATCCTGTCAGTCAGGAAAGATTTGTACTCAATCAACCAGACAACTCTTTTGTGGAAGATTCTAAGAGTCCAAACACTTGAAAAGTTTGTTTCGGTTGAATGAAATAATCGAAACAAAAATAGTTGAGATGGTGTCCTCATCTATTTTTATCGTTAGTGTTCGGGGTAAACTGCTTCGGGTAACAAACAGTTCACATTTGAATCTTAGGGCCGATGATGAGATCCGGCTCCGAGTTCAATCTTTAGATCCAGTGAAACTGAGCACAGATCTGAAAGGTGCACATCGTCAGCTAAATCGCACTGTCTAAGCGTCAAGCTTCGATGACGAAATCCCATCTTATGCGAATGCGACCATCAGACTCTACGATTCCCTCAGGAGGGTTCGGAAAGGGCGCAGCTTCTTTAAAGGCTTCGATGGCTGCATCGTCCAGATCAAGGACTCCTG is drawn from Bdellovibrionales bacterium CG10_big_fil_rev_8_21_14_0_10_45_34 and contains these coding sequences:
- a CDS encoding pyridoxal phosphate-dependent aminotransferase, coding for MIQLSQRAKNLKPSPTLALAAKARELQDRGEDVISLTVGEPDWPTYDFVIEAGIEALYQGHTRYVPANGIPELRKVIADAFSKETGLTVDFKSQVTVSAGAKFVLFSAMQSLIDSGDEVICPSPYWVSYPAMVELAEGVPVIAHCSKADQFKLTPEILESKISAKTKLLILNSPSNPTGMVYSEPELKALSEVLVTYPKITILSDDIYNRLYFSQKVAPHILKVAPQLADRVLCVNGVSKTYAMTGWRLGWGIGPSHIIKAMSDYQSQSVSCAPSFAQRAAITAILGGDNRVTESVRVLKGRINKAVDCAQKIAGLEPFAPQGAFYLWLGIERLLGKNHNGKLLRNSSDFAMELIESEKVVTVPGLDFGQDGYLRLSVALPDQQIVEAFSRIARFVSELT